In the Suncus etruscus isolate mSunEtr1 chromosome 20, mSunEtr1.pri.cur, whole genome shotgun sequence genome, one interval contains:
- the RPN1 gene encoding dolichyl-diphosphooligosaccharide--protein glycosyltransferase subunit 1: protein MALAARRLPLPLLLLLLGAFGAPHAGRASPDGPALVNEDVKRTVDLSSHLAKVTAEVVLAHPGGGEASARATSFLLALEPELEARLAHLGVQVKGEDEEENNLEVRETKIKGKSGRFFTVKLPSALESGAKVTVIVETVYTHVLQPYPTQITQSEKQFVVFEGNHYFYSPYPTKTQTTRVKLASRNVESYTKLGNPTRSEDVLDYGPFRDVAPYSEDPFKVHYENNSPFLTITSMARAIEVSHWGNIAVEENVDLKHTGAALKGPFSRYDYQRQPDSGVSSIRSFKTILPAAAQDVYYRDEIGNVSTSHLLILDDSVEMEIRPRFPLFGGWKTHYIIGYNLPSYEYLYNMGDQYALKIRFVDHVFDEQVIDSLTLKIVLPEGAKNIQVHSPYEISRAPDELHYTYLDTFGRPVIVAHKNNLVEQHIQDIVIHYTFNKVLMLQEPLLVVAAFYILFFTVIVYVRLDFSITKDPAAEARMKVACITEQVLTLVNKRIGLYRHFDETINRYKQSRDASTLNSGRKNLEAEHKALTSEIAQLQSRLKTEGSDLCDRVSEMQKLDTQVKELVMKSAVEAERLVAGKLKKDTYVENEKLISGKRQELVTKIDHILDAL, encoded by the exons ATGGCGCTCGCCGCCCGCCGGCTGCCGctcccgctgctgctgctgctgctcggcGCCTTCGGGGCCCCGCATGCCGGCCGCGCCTCCCCGGACGGGCCCGCGCTGGTGAACGAGGACGTGAAGCGCACGGTGGACCTGAGCAGCCACCTGGCCAAGGTGACGGCCGAGGTGGTCCTGGCCCACCCGGGTGGCGGCGAGGCCTCGGCCCGGGCCACGTCCTTCCTGCTGGCGCTCGAACCCGAGCTCGAGGCGCGCCTGGCTCACCTGGGCGTGCAG GTAAagggagaagatgaagaagagaacaATCTGGAAGTACGAGAAACCAAAATTAAGGGGAAAAG CGGAAGATTCTTCACTGTCAAGCTCCCTTCTGCTCTCGAATCGGGGGCCAAGGTTACTGTCATCGTGGAGACGGTCTATACTCACGTGCTGCAGCCTTACCCGACCCAGATCACCCAGTCAGAGAAGCAGTTTGTGGTGTTTGAGGGGAACCATTACTTCTACTCTCCCTACCCAACGAAGACACAGACCACCCGTGTGAAGCTGGCTTCTCGGAACGTCGAGAGCTACACCAAGCTGGGGAACCCCACACGCTCCGAGGACGTGCTGGATTATGGGCCTTTCCGAGACGTGGCCCCCTATAGCGAG GACCCTTTCAAAGTGCATTATGAAAACAACAGCCCTTTCCTGACCATCACCAGCATGGCCCGTGCCATTGAAGTCTCTCACTGGGGCAACATCGCTGTGGAGGAGAACGTGGACCTGAAGCACACAGGCGCCGCTCTGAAGGGCCCCTTTTCCCGCTACGACTACCAGAGGCAGCCCGACAGTGGGGTCTCCTCCATCCGCTCCTTCAAG ACCATCCTCCCAGCCGCAGCCCAGGACGTGTATTACCGGGATGAGATTGGGAATGTTTCCACCAGTCACCTCCTTATTCTGGATGACTCCGTGGAGATGGAAATCCGGCCTCGATTTCCTCTCTTTGGTGGATGGAAAACCCATTACATCATCGGCTACAACCTACCGAGCTATGAGTACCTCTATAATATGG GTGACCAGTACGCACTGAAGATAAGGTTTGTGGACCACGTATTTGACGAACAGGTGATCGACTCTCTGACCCTGAAGATAGTCCTGCCTGAAGGAGCCAA GAATATCCAGGTCCACAGTCCCTATGAGATCAGCCGTGCCCCCGATGAGCTGCACTACACCTACCTTGACACCTTTGGCCGCCCTGTCATTGTGGCCCACAAGAACAACCTGGTGGAGCAGCACATCCAGGACATTGTG ATCCACTACACATTCAATAAGGTGCTCATGCTGCAGGAGCCCCTCCTGGTGGTGGCCGCCTTCTACATTCTGTTCTTCACCGTCATTGTCTACGTCAGGCTGGACTTCTCCATTACCAAG gacCCAGCTGCAGAAGCTAGGATGAAGGTGGCCTGCATCACAGAGCAGGTATTGACCCTGGTCAACAAGAGGATCGGCCTGTACCGGCACTTTGACGAGACCATCAATAGATACAAGCAGTCCCGGGACGCGTCCACCCTCAACAGCGGCAGGAAGAACCTGGAGGCGGAGCACAAGGCCTTGACCAGTGAGATTGCACAGCTGCAGTCCAGGCTGAAGACCGAGGGCTCGGACCTGTGCGACAGA GTGAGCGAGATGCAGAAGCTGGACACCCAGGTGAAGGAGCTGGTGATGAAGTCGGCGGTGGAAGCTGAGCGGCTGGTAGCCGGCAAGCTCAAGAAGGACACCTACGTGGAGAATGAGAAACTCATCTCAGGAAAGCGGCAGGAGCTGGTCACCAAGATTGACCACATCCTGGATGCTCTGTAG